DNA sequence from the Alteribacter lacisalsi genome:
CAATTCAGACACAGGAACAGTTACAGGAGATTAAACAAGGAGACGGGGCGGTCCTGTATTTTACAGCAGGATGGTGCCCGGACTGCGTCGTGATTGAACCTGTACTGCCGGAACTGGAAGAGAAGCACAATCACTTTCAATTTTTCAAAGTGGACAGAGATTCATTCATTGAAGAATGCCAGGAAAATGACATCTTCGGCATTCCGAGCTTTCTTGTTTTTAAAAATGGTAAAGAAGTTCACCGCTTTGTAAGCAAGAGCCGCAAATCAAAAGAAGAAATAGATCAG
Encoded proteins:
- a CDS encoding thioredoxin family protein; protein product: MIAIQTQEQLQEIKQGDGAVLYFTAGWCPDCVVIEPVLPELEEKHNHFQFFKVDRDSFIEECQENDIFGIPSFLVFKNGKEVHRFVSKSRKSKEEIDQFLTEAADR